From the genome of Nitrosomonas sp., one region includes:
- the tssK gene encoding type VI secretion system baseplate subunit TssK, translating into MTWHNKVVWSEGMFLQPQHFQQQDRYFEKLLENRIRPLTGYFWGFSHIELSSAALSEGKIQLNSASGIFPDGTPFDFPQQDVSPLALEINPEDREEVIVLALPIQRNGSKEYDTNIQKNESLARYTIEEADIRDSTIQSNQNATVQIGQLQLKLMRKSNLTDAYTTLGIAHVTERRADNQLVLKKEYIPPILRVSASLILSEYLKDLNGLLHQRGDALTDHISTPGRGGVAEIADFLFLQTINRYEPLFKHYAEHNLLHPERFYSTCLNLAGDLAAFSKKNRRPAMFETYQHDALYTCFKQLMDDLSDSLNMVIEKNAVSIPLEERQYGIRVADIKDKSLLESASFVLAVHAQLPTKTMQLHFPDQTTIGTGENISELVNYALPGIPLNALSVKPRQLPTYTDFIYYELDKANDIWKQLERTGRLAIRVAGDFPGLELELWAIKN; encoded by the coding sequence ATGACCTGGCACAATAAAGTTGTATGGTCTGAAGGAATGTTTCTACAACCTCAGCATTTTCAACAACAAGACCGCTATTTTGAAAAGCTTCTGGAAAACAGAATCAGACCATTAACCGGATATTTCTGGGGCTTTAGTCACATCGAATTGAGTTCAGCCGCTTTGTCTGAGGGTAAAATTCAGTTGAATTCAGCAAGCGGAATTTTTCCAGACGGAACGCCTTTCGACTTTCCACAGCAAGATGTCTCCCCTTTAGCACTGGAAATAAATCCCGAAGACCGGGAAGAAGTCATTGTTTTGGCGCTTCCCATTCAAAGGAACGGATCAAAGGAATATGATACTAATATTCAGAAGAATGAAAGTCTTGCGCGCTATACTATTGAAGAAGCCGACATTAGGGATTCAACAATACAATCTAACCAGAATGCAACAGTGCAAATAGGGCAACTGCAATTAAAACTGATGCGCAAAAGCAATTTGACCGATGCCTATACAACTTTGGGCATAGCACATGTCACCGAACGGCGGGCAGATAATCAGTTAGTACTGAAAAAAGAATATATTCCGCCTATTTTGCGGGTTAGCGCCAGTCTCATTCTGTCAGAATATCTTAAGGATCTTAATGGGTTACTCCATCAGCGCGGCGATGCGTTAACTGATCATATCAGTACCCCCGGGCGGGGTGGTGTTGCAGAAATTGCCGATTTTCTCTTTTTGCAAACCATTAATCGGTATGAACCCTTGTTCAAACATTATGCCGAGCATAATTTATTACATCCTGAACGTTTCTACAGCACCTGTTTGAATCTTGCAGGTGATCTTGCTGCCTTTAGCAAAAAAAACCGGCGCCCCGCAATGTTCGAAACCTATCAACATGACGCGCTTTATACATGTTTTAAACAGCTCATGGACGATCTGTCCGATTCCTTGAATATGGTGATTGAAAAGAATGCAGTTTCCATTCCATTAGAGGAACGTCAATATGGTATACGGGTTGCTGATATTAAAGATAAAAGTTTACTTGAATCGGCCAGCTTTGTTCTTGCGGTACACGCTCAACTGCCGACTAAAACTATGCAACTGCATTTTCCAGATCAAACAACCATCGGTACAGGGGAAAATATTAGTGAACTGGTCAATTATGCTTTGCCAGGCATTCCGCTCAACGCATTAAGCGTCAAACCACGGCAGCTCCCCACATATACCGATTTTATTTACTACGAGCTGGACAAGGCCAATGATATCTGGAAACAGCTGGAACGAACAGGCAGATTGGCAATTCGCGTTGCTGGCGACTTCCCTGGCCTTGAATTGGAACTCTGGGCAATCAAGAATTAG
- the tssJ gene encoding type VI secretion system lipoprotein TssJ, whose amino-acid sequence MKPLVLPICTLLLFLFLLSLTGCSSTPKPPIAQISLNVQDDVNSILTDTSIPEARPVVVRLYELTSLAAFNSTDFLSIFNDYQSALGNELLFSEELRLIPGMRQKFNRPLNLDTRYVGVVAAFRDLENAQWKAFTAVPVNEKEPEIYIFLKDNQILIGAKEPCGFFCSMWTPKPEPGTLYEVIE is encoded by the coding sequence ATGAAACCGCTCGTTTTGCCTATCTGTACACTATTGCTTTTTTTATTTCTGCTTTCTCTTACAGGCTGTTCAAGCACCCCCAAACCGCCTATTGCCCAAATTTCATTAAATGTGCAAGATGACGTAAATTCTATTCTTACCGATACCAGTATTCCCGAAGCAAGGCCAGTCGTAGTCCGGTTATATGAACTCACTTCGCTGGCTGCTTTTAATTCAACCGATTTTTTATCGATTTTTAACGATTACCAATCAGCGCTGGGCAATGAGCTTCTCTTTAGCGAAGAGCTCAGGCTAATACCGGGAATGCGCCAGAAATTCAACAGACCACTTAATCTGGACACCCGGTATGTCGGTGTCGTTGCCGCCTTTAGAGATCTGGAAAATGCGCAATGGAAAGCATTTACTGCTGTTCCTGTGAATGAAAAAGAGCCGGAAATTTATATATTTTTAAAAGATAATCAAATTTTGATTGGTGCGAAAGAACCGTGCGGTTTCTTTTGCAGTATGTGGACACCAAAGCCTGAGCCTGGAACACTTTACGAAGTCATTGAATAA
- the tssA gene encoding type VI secretion system protein TssA, translating to MNLDELLKPISDDQPCGSSLEVDPEFLSLENDIQGEPERYIGGIAAKEPKWNEIKSRAEVLLLRTKDLNVAIWFARASTHCDGIGGLLTGLTVIQNYLTQYWDCVHPCLDPEDKNDPAQRLNILSQIGSYEIFVRDLHCVRLAFKNIQLTIRDILVVEGKVNVLKDQPEYTKTQVEGIFHDPDNAPVIQELHKQIIDTLTLLKDLKKTLSQKLDDISLLPGFDHLEAVLINIQRLCTVSTSNGDEEIAVSTNTDNTATLSSSKSNNAEVSEIRNREDIVRVLEKVCRYIERTEPTNPAALIIRFAQTLMTKNFVEIMEMLPPEDLKIFKRILDSKAKK from the coding sequence ATGAATTTAGATGAATTGCTAAAACCGATATCGGATGATCAACCTTGCGGTTCTAGTCTTGAGGTTGATCCAGAGTTCTTATCTCTAGAAAATGATATCCAGGGAGAGCCGGAGCGATATATTGGCGGTATCGCCGCCAAAGAACCCAAATGGAATGAAATTAAATCACGTGCTGAAGTTTTATTGTTACGCACAAAAGATTTGAATGTGGCTATCTGGTTTGCTCGTGCCAGTACACATTGTGATGGTATAGGTGGTCTATTGACAGGTTTGACTGTAATCCAAAACTACCTGACGCAATATTGGGATTGCGTTCATCCGTGCCTCGATCCGGAAGATAAGAATGATCCAGCGCAACGTCTTAATATTCTATCTCAAATTGGAAGTTATGAGATATTTGTGCGTGATCTGCATTGCGTCAGACTTGCCTTTAAAAACATACAATTAACAATAAGAGATATTCTTGTAGTAGAAGGAAAGGTCAATGTTTTGAAGGATCAGCCTGAATATACCAAGACACAGGTGGAAGGGATCTTCCATGATCCCGATAATGCGCCGGTCATTCAAGAGTTGCATAAACAAATAATTGATACATTGACCTTATTAAAGGATTTGAAGAAAACACTCAGCCAAAAGCTTGATGATATTAGCTTGCTGCCCGGTTTTGATCATTTGGAAGCTGTCTTGATCAATATTCAGCGATTATGCACAGTATCAACATCAAATGGTGACGAGGAAATTGCGGTTTCAACGAATACTGACAACACTGCAACCCTGTCTTCTTCTAAAAGCAATAATGCTGAGGTTAGTGAAATTCGCAACAGAGAAGATATTGTTCGGGTGCTTGAAAAGGTCTGCAGATACATTGAACGAACAGAACCAACCAATCCTGCGGCGTTGATTATACGGTTTGCACAAACACTGATGACTAAAAATTTTGTCGAAATCATGGAAATGCTTCCGCCCGAGGATTTGAAAATTTTCAAAAGAATTTTGGATTCAAAAGCCAAAAAATAA
- the tssB gene encoding type VI secretion system contractile sheath small subunit: MAESSQKFIARNRAPRVQIEYDVELYGAEKKIQLPFVMGVMADLTGKPVEELPDVNDRDFLEIDVDNFNDRLKAMKPRVAFSVPNILNDEGGNISIDITFEDMDDFSPAKVAAKVDGVRELLQTRKELSNLITYMDGKSGAEKWVGDLLNNEELLKSLVEAPKPSSETPETSGDESSS; this comes from the coding sequence ATGGCGGAAAGCAGTCAGAAATTTATCGCACGTAACCGCGCACCGCGCGTACAGATTGAATATGATGTAGAACTGTATGGAGCCGAAAAGAAAATACAGCTGCCATTTGTGATGGGCGTTATGGCCGATTTAACGGGAAAGCCTGTAGAGGAACTGCCGGATGTCAATGACCGGGACTTTCTTGAGATCGATGTGGATAATTTTAATGATCGCCTTAAGGCTATGAAACCGCGGGTTGCCTTTTCAGTGCCAAATATTTTAAATGATGAGGGCGGAAATATCAGCATTGATATTACCTTTGAGGATATGGATGATTTTTCTCCTGCCAAAGTCGCCGCAAAAGTGGATGGTGTGAGAGAGTTATTACAAACCAGAAAAGAACTGTCAAATTTGATTACCTATATGGATGGTAAAAGCGGCGCAGAGAAATGGGTTGGCGACCTTTTGAATAATGAGGAATTGCTTAAGTCATTGGTTGAAGCGCCAAAACCTTCAAGCGAAACACCCGAAACATCTGGTGATGAATCCAGCAGTTAA